The following coding sequences lie in one Phragmites australis chromosome 8, lpPhrAust1.1, whole genome shotgun sequence genomic window:
- the LOC133926513 gene encoding uncharacterized protein LOC133926513: MSNSNPGSTPASAHHDHTPLCRSCGAPATAPPPPPWTGTSDSPPPAYRPIRLPAINAPTNTASIVLSPVPQPLPVPPAAPPHAFQAPAKRIASPDDIARFHASVHGHHFLGFVAALSASVHGRKLSDPLPSPPSPAVSALLDLVSALSALVASTPPLPHNSRYGNPAFRLWHEKLFDSAGELIARITATAASPSDLAGAEVELAPYLLDSFGNATRIDYGTGHETNFAAFLYCLARLGLISEPDYPAVVLRVFAAYLDLMRTLQDTYLLEPAGSHGVWGLDDYHFLPFIFGAAQLIDHKYMKPKSIHNPDILENFSKEYMYLACVAYVKKVKKGPFVEHSPMLDDISGVPNWKKVNSGLLKMYKAEVLEKVPIMQHFLFGSLIKWED, from the exons atgtccAACTCCAACCCCGGCTCGACCCCTGCCTCCGCCCACCACGACCACACCCCGCTCTGCCGCTCCTGCGGCGCGCCCGCCACggcgccgcccccgcccccctGGACCGGGACCTCCGACTCCCCGCCGCCGGCCTACCGCCCCATCCGCCTGCCGGCCATCAACGCGCCCACCAACACCGCCTCCATCGTCCTCTCCCCTGTCCCGCAGCCGCTCCCGGTGCcccccgccgcgccgccccACGCCTTCCAGGCCCCCGCCAAGCGGATCGCCTCCCCCGACGACATCGCCCGCTTCCACGCTTCCGTCCACGGTCACCACTTCCTTGGCTTCGTCGCCGCGCTCTCCGCCTCCGTCCACGGCCGCAAGCTCTCCGACCCGCTCCCCTCTCCGCCCTCGCCCGCCGTCTCCGCGCTGCTCGACCTCGTCTCCGCGCTCTCCGCGCTCGTCGCCTCCACCCCGCCGCTCCCGCACAACTCCCGGTACGGTAACCCGGCCTTCCGCCTCTGGCACGAGAAGCTTTTCGACTCCGCCGGCGAGCTGATCGCGCGGATCACGGCCACCGCCGCGTCTCCCTCGGacctcgccggcgccgaggtCGAGCTTGCGCCGTACCTCCTCGACTCCTTCGGCAACGCCACCCGCATCGACTACGGAACGGGTCACGAGACCAACTTCGCCGCCTTCCTCTACTGCCTCGCGAGGCTCGGGCTCATCAGCGAGCCCGACTACCCCGCCGTCGTGCTACGCGTCTTCGCCGCCTACCTCGATCTCATGCGCACGCTGCAGGACACGTACCTGCTGGAGCCCGCAGGCTCGCACGGCGTATGGGGGCTCGACGATTACCACTTCCTGCCCTTCATATTTGGGGCTGCGCAGCTGATCGATCACAAGTACATGAAGCCCAAGTCGATTCACAACCCAGATATCTTGGAGAATTTCTCAAAGGAGTACATGTACCTGGCGTGCGTCGCGTATGTGAAGAAGGTAAAGAAGGGACCCTTTGTGGAGCACTCGCCAATGTTGGATGATATCAGTGGTGTGCCCAATTGGAAGAAGGTGAACAGCGGGCTGCTCAAGATGTACAAGGCTGAGGTGCTTGAGAAGGTGCCGATTATGCAGCATTTCCTCTTTGGCTCGCTAATCAAATG GGAGGACTAA
- the LOC133926509 gene encoding polyadenylate-binding protein 2-like isoform X2, protein MEDEEHEVYGQEIPVDGEDVDMAAAGDDAAKLQELDEMKRRLKEMEEEAAALREMQAKVAKEMQGVDPNATTSENKEEMDARSVFVGNVDYACTPEEVQQHFNSCGTVNRVTILTDKFGQPKGFAYVEFVEVEAVQEAVKLNETELHGRQIKVSPKRTNVPGMKQPRGRGFNPYHGHPYMRPYGGPFYSPYGGYGRFPRFRRPRRPYF, encoded by the exons ATGGAGGACGAGGAGCACGAGGTGTACGGCCAGGAGATCCCCGTCGACGGCGAGGACGTCGACATGGCCGCCGCAGGCGACGACGCCGCCAAG CTGCAGGAGCTCGACGAGATGAAGCGCCGGctcaaggagatggaggaggaggccgccgcccTCCGCGAGATGCAGGCCAAGGTCGCCAAGGAGATGCAAG GTGTAGATCCTAATGCAACCACATCTGAAAACAAAGAGGAGATGGATGCTCGGTCAGTGTTTGTTGGAAAT GTTGACTATGCGTGCACTCCAGAAGAAGTGCAGCAGCATTTTAATTCTTGTGGAACTGTCAACAGGGTGACAATCCTGACTGACAAGTTTGGGCAACCAAAAGGTTTTGCTTATGTGGAATTTGTTGAAGTTGAGGCTGTTCAGGAAGCTGTTAAGTTGAACGAGACAGAGTTGCATGGTCGCCAAATCAAG GTGTCACCGAAGAGGACTAATGTTCCGGGCATGAAGCAACCCCGGGGTCGGGGATTCAATCCATACCATGGTCACCCCTACATGAGGCCATATGGAGGGCCGTTTTATAGTCCTTACGGTGGCTATGG GCGATTTCCCAGATTCCGCCGGCCGCGAAGACCTTACTTTTGA
- the LOC133926509 gene encoding polyadenylate-binding protein 2-like isoform X1, with protein sequence MEDEEHEVYGQEIPVDGEDVDMAAAGDDAAKVPLRTPSAPPPPRRPNPSGGTDLCSRAQLQELDEMKRRLKEMEEEAAALREMQAKVAKEMQGVDPNATTSENKEEMDARSVFVGNVDYACTPEEVQQHFNSCGTVNRVTILTDKFGQPKGFAYVEFVEVEAVQEAVKLNETELHGRQIKVSPKRTNVPGMKQPRGRGFNPYHGHPYMRPYGGPFYSPYGGYGRFPRFRRPRRPYF encoded by the exons ATGGAGGACGAGGAGCACGAGGTGTACGGCCAGGAGATCCCCGTCGACGGCGAGGACGTCGACATGGCCGCCGCAGGCGACGACGCCGCCAAGGTCCCGCTCCGCACGCCTTCagccccgccgcctcctcgtcgcccAAACCCTAGCGGCGGTACTGACCTGTGCTCACGCGCGCAGCTGCAGGAGCTCGACGAGATGAAGCGCCGGctcaaggagatggaggaggaggccgccgcccTCCGCGAGATGCAGGCCAAGGTCGCCAAGGAGATGCAAG GTGTAGATCCTAATGCAACCACATCTGAAAACAAAGAGGAGATGGATGCTCGGTCAGTGTTTGTTGGAAAT GTTGACTATGCGTGCACTCCAGAAGAAGTGCAGCAGCATTTTAATTCTTGTGGAACTGTCAACAGGGTGACAATCCTGACTGACAAGTTTGGGCAACCAAAAGGTTTTGCTTATGTGGAATTTGTTGAAGTTGAGGCTGTTCAGGAAGCTGTTAAGTTGAACGAGACAGAGTTGCATGGTCGCCAAATCAAG GTGTCACCGAAGAGGACTAATGTTCCGGGCATGAAGCAACCCCGGGGTCGGGGATTCAATCCATACCATGGTCACCCCTACATGAGGCCATATGGAGGGCCGTTTTATAGTCCTTACGGTGGCTATGG GCGATTTCCCAGATTCCGCCGGCCGCGAAGACCTTACTTTTGA
- the LOC133926509 gene encoding polyadenylate-binding protein 2-like isoform X3 has product MEDEEHEVYGQEIPVDGEDVDMAAAGDDAAKELDEMKRRLKEMEEEAAALREMQAKVAKEMQGVDPNATTSENKEEMDARSVFVGNVDYACTPEEVQQHFNSCGTVNRVTILTDKFGQPKGFAYVEFVEVEAVQEAVKLNETELHGRQIKVSPKRTNVPGMKQPRGRGFNPYHGHPYMRPYGGPFYSPYGGYGRFPRFRRPRRPYF; this is encoded by the exons ATGGAGGACGAGGAGCACGAGGTGTACGGCCAGGAGATCCCCGTCGACGGCGAGGACGTCGACATGGCCGCCGCAGGCGACGACGCCGCCAAG GAGCTCGACGAGATGAAGCGCCGGctcaaggagatggaggaggaggccgccgcccTCCGCGAGATGCAGGCCAAGGTCGCCAAGGAGATGCAAG GTGTAGATCCTAATGCAACCACATCTGAAAACAAAGAGGAGATGGATGCTCGGTCAGTGTTTGTTGGAAAT GTTGACTATGCGTGCACTCCAGAAGAAGTGCAGCAGCATTTTAATTCTTGTGGAACTGTCAACAGGGTGACAATCCTGACTGACAAGTTTGGGCAACCAAAAGGTTTTGCTTATGTGGAATTTGTTGAAGTTGAGGCTGTTCAGGAAGCTGTTAAGTTGAACGAGACAGAGTTGCATGGTCGCCAAATCAAG GTGTCACCGAAGAGGACTAATGTTCCGGGCATGAAGCAACCCCGGGGTCGGGGATTCAATCCATACCATGGTCACCCCTACATGAGGCCATATGGAGGGCCGTTTTATAGTCCTTACGGTGGCTATGG GCGATTTCCCAGATTCCGCCGGCCGCGAAGACCTTACTTTTGA